The following is a genomic window from Candidatus Nitrosotenuis cloacae.
GGGACCGCATCACTTTTGTTCATGTTGCAGACGCTCACACTCGACGAGAATCAGCTCAGAGTGGGCCCAGACTTTTTTGTTGCAGACCACGTGGACAAGTTCGTTGCGGCAAACAGGAAGAAGAGCAGCGTGATGTGGGTAAACGACGACGGTAAGATCTGCTTTTTGCAAAAGCGCACTCACACCGACGCCAAGACGTTCTTGGGCGAGCTCCTCAGAAAGAACCTAAAGAGCGCCGGAATCTCGGTCGGACTGCACGACGACATGAAGCGAATCACCATCACACGGGGCGACATGGCAACGGGCAAATCCATTAAAGAGGCGATCGTGGAGCTTGTCTCAACAGATGAGGCAATCTTTTCTTCCAGTTAGTGAGCTTGCAAAGCAGCCATACAGCGAGATTTTGGGATACCCGCGCGCGACAAAGACCCAGATCAGATCAAGAGTTGCCGAGCTCAAAAAGATGAAGGTGGATGGGGTCGCCTTTGTTGGCCCGATGCTGATTGGAAAGACGTACGTTCTTGGCAAGGGGTACACCGGAATAGTGGTGCTTGCAAAGATGGGCACAAAAAATGTCGCACTCAAGATTCGCAGGACCGACTCGCCGCGCAAGACGATGGACGGTGAGACTGCGCTGCTCGGGGCGGCAAACGGTGTGAAGGTAGGCCCAAGACTCATCGCAAGCAGCAGGAATTTTCTAGTAATGGAGTATTTGGACGGAAAAAAGATCCTCGACTGGATTAGCAGCCTTGACGGAAAGGGAAGGGCGGCCAAGGCAAAGTCCGTGATAAGAAAGGTCATGGAGGACTGCTACAGGCTGGACCAGCTTGGACTGGATCATGGCGAGCTGAGCTACATCTCAAAGCACGTAATTGTCGGAAAGACGATCACCATAATCGATTTTGAGAGCTCAAGCCTTGAGCGCAAGGTGTCCAATGTGACATCTGCGACGCAGGCACTGTTCATCGGGTCCGGGCTGGCAAAGATCGTGCAAAGGATCTACAAGGTGCCGCCAAAGCAGAAGATAATCAAGGTGCTGCGCAGTTACAAGGAAGATCAGACGCAGGCAAGCTTTGAGAGGGTGCTGGAGGTGCTAGGGCTCTGTCAGAAAAGGCCGTAAGGTTCCTCAAAAAGGACCGCAGGTTGGGGAGGATAATCAGGCAGGTAGGCCCGTACAACATCACTCTTGTGAAAAACCCCTACGAATCCCTAGTCGAGGCAATCATAACGCAGCAGCTGTCAGGAAAGGCAGCAGACTCCATCTCGGGCCGATTCAAAAGTATGTACCCAAGGTATCCAAGGCCGGCAGACGTGCTCAAGACTTCTGATGCCAAGCTGCGAAGGGCGGGACTTTCCAAAATGAAGGTGTCGTACATCAAGGACCTCTCCAAGAAGATCGAGACGCGCGAGATCCGCATAAGGTCACTTGAGGAAAAGTCAGATGAGGAGGTTGTGGAGGAGCTGACAAAGGTAAAGGGGATAGGCAGGTGGACTGCGGAGATGTTTCTGATCTTCTCGCTCGGCAGACTGGACGTTCTGCCCGTAGGGGATCTGGGCCTCAGAAAGGGAGTTCAGAGGCTGTTTTCCCTGGACGAGCTGCCAGACGCAAAGAAAATCGAGGAGCTTGCAGAGGGGTGGAGGCCATACAGGACGGTTGCAACATGGTACCTGTGGAAGAGCCAGAACCAGTTTGACAAAATAGGGTAGAAATGATTCGTATCTTTTATTATCGATGATTCTGGTTTTTTACTGACATGTTGAGTTTTGCGCTTGCAGTGGTACTGGTTGCGGCAATCTCCGTTCTGCCCGCACATGCAGAACACGTGCCAGAGTTCATAAAAAACAGGATCGAGTCGTGGGTTCAGAACCAGGCAGATGAGCACTTTGCAGAGGCGCTAGTAGAGCTGGATGAGCGCGGAATCATAGATGCAAAGGCATCAGACGTGCACGCCCTGCCCGCGTACGGACAGACCAGCTTTGTAAAGATAACAGGTAACACGGGGCAGTACAAGCAGTCCAGCCCCGTTTCGCTAACAGTGACGGACCCAAGTGGTCGTGAGTCAAGGTATACGGTGCCTGTGCTGCAGAGCGGCACATACTCTACTGTGGTTCCATTAACGCACGACTCCCCGAGGGGCACCTATCATGTAGTAGCGTATCACGACGGAAAGAGACTCCCGGATGCGACCTTCTCCGTGGAATACTCTGACGTGCAGATTCCAAGGTGGGTCTTGGACACTGCCGGATGGTGGCTTGATGGGCAGATCACCGACGCGGACTTTTTTGCGGGAATCCAGTTCCTAATTGATGCTGACATCATCACGTTTAGCTCAGCTCCAGAAGAGCCGCAGCTGTATCTTGCAGTGGACGGCCACAATGTAGTGAGGCGTGGAACTACGCAGGACCTCTCAGTTTACGTATCAGACAGGCACGGTCCGGTGGAGGGTGCCACCGTGTTTGTTAGGGTGGAAGACTATGGTGAGGACGTCTTTGAGGAGTTTGAGG
Proteins encoded in this region:
- a CDS encoding DNA-3-methyladenine glycosylase family protein, with protein sequence MGRIIRQVGPYNITLVKNPYESLVEAIITQQLSGKAADSISGRFKSMYPRYPRPADVLKTSDAKLRRAGLSKMKVSYIKDLSKKIETREIRIRSLEEKSDEEVVEELTKVKGIGRWTAEMFLIFSLGRLDVLPVGDLGLRKGVQRLFSLDELPDAKKIEELAEGWRPYRTVATWYLWKSQNQFDKIG
- a CDS encoding serine/threonine protein kinase, with protein sequence MRQSFLPVSELAKQPYSEILGYPRATKTQIRSRVAELKKMKVDGVAFVGPMLIGKTYVLGKGYTGIVVLAKMGTKNVALKIRRTDSPRKTMDGETALLGAANGVKVGPRLIASSRNFLVMEYLDGKKILDWISSLDGKGRAAKAKSVIRKVMEDCYRLDQLGLDHGELSYISKHVIVGKTITIIDFESSSLERKVSNVTSATQALFIGSGLAKIVQRIYKVPPKQKIIKVLRSYKEDQTQASFERVLEVLGLCQKRP